AAAACTAAAGATAGCATTATCAAAGCAATGGAAATGGTTAGGCTTGTTGGTCTTGATGGTAGGGAAAATTATTTTCCAAGAGAACTTTCTGGTGGTCAACAGCAAAGAGTAGGTATTGCTCGATCATTAGCTGTTGAGCCTGATATTTGGTTTTTAGACGAACCATTTTCTGCATTAGATCCACTAATTAGAAAAGAGATGCAAGATGAATTTTTGAGACTTCAAGAAAAATTACAAAAAACAATTATGTTTATTACACATGATTTTGATGAAGCCTTAAAACTTGCTGACCGTATCGCAATAATGAAAGATGGTATAATTGAACAACTAGATACCCCAGCTAACATTGTGTTAAATCCAGCAACAGAGTATGTAAAAAATTTTACTGAGGAAGTTCCTAGGGAGAAGGTTTTGAAAATAGAAGATGTGATGGAAAAACCAAATAATGAAAATTTAAGTGATTTAAAGGTTTTAAGAAATGAAATAATTGAAAATGTTGCCGAAAAAATTTTAACCCAAGAAAAGTCAGTATCTGTAATCGATGAAAACAATCAAATTGTTGGTACTGTTCATCCATCAAAAATAATTCATACAGTTTTTGGTGGAAAAAAAAATAATGATTAAAATATGGAATTATTAAAAAAGTATCCAAAAGTATTTCAATGGTTATTTTTGTTAGTTGCTTTTTTTACTTTATGTTTTGCAATTGATGTCCCAGAAACTTATAAATTTATTAGAGGTCAAGCAGAATTCATTAAAGATCCAAATCAAAGCACTTACACGCTCTTTGGTGCAGAAGTAAGGTATTATGCATTTGATGTATTTTGGAGACTACCTCCTTTGCTTGGATGGTTACCTATATGGATAAACGATTCATTATTTTTTTTAATGAATGATTGGATGCCAATGGAATTTTGGAATGAAGACACTCAAGAATTTAAAACACGACCTCTAGTTTTACAAATAACAAGAAATTTAACCTCATTTATAACGTTTCTCATAGAATTAATAAGAGAGATTTTATTAGGTGGTGTTGAAACTATTGTTGCATTTACAAGTTGGGATTGGATAAGTGAAAATTCATGGGCAGAATTGCCAGGATTGCCTTGGACAATTGTTGCTGCGGGTGCAGCGGTACTTGGATATAAATTAAGTGGTAAAGGTCTAGCTTTATTCGCTGCTATAGTCATGATTTATATTTCTATTTTTGGTCAATGGAAACCTTCTATGCAAACACTTTCTTTTATATTAGTAGCAGCACCACTATCTTTTATTTTTGGTTTGAGTTTAGGGATTGCAGCGTTCAAAAGTAAACGTGTGGAGAAAGCTTTATACCCAATACTTTTAGTTATGCAGACTATGCCTCAATACGCAGTATTAGTTCCAGCAATTGTTCTCTTTGGTGTTGGAGATCATGCCGGAGTAATTATAACTATGGTTGTAGCTGTTCCACCAATGATACTACTGACTTTGTTAGGTCTTAGAGGGGTATCGCCTGAAGTTATTGAAGCTGGTAAAATGAGTGGATGTAATAATTTACAACTTATGTTTAAAGTATTAATCCCAACTGCAAGAAGGGATATTTTGATTGGAGTAAATCAAGTTATCATGGTGTGTTTTTCTATGGCAGTAATTTCAGCGTTTATAGGTGCTAAAGGTTTAGGATTTAATCTATTGTTAGCTCTAAACCAGCTGAACATTGGATTAGCGCTAGAAGCAGGTTTATGTATCAGTTTGATTGCAATATTACTTGATAAATTGTCATTAGCTTGGGCAAATAAACAAATAGATTACTTTGGTAACCTAACTTTTTTTCAAAGATATAAAAATACATTATTTTTTTCTGGTGCAATATTTATTGGAATTATACTTGCTTATGTTGGGTCTTTTTACTTTAAGGAAGGTTTTAATTATTTGTATGAAATTCCCCACAATAAAGGAATATCAACAGCAGATTTTTGGAATAAAGGAGTTGATTGGATTTGGGATACTTTCTTTCAAACTTTAAAAATTTTTAATACATGGTTGATAGTTGATGTATTGCAGCCTATGCGTGCTGCCTATTTAAGAATGCCTATTGTTGCAACCTTTGTTTTAGTTATGGGAGCTGGCTATATAATTGGAGGAATACGTTCAGCTTTTGTAGTGGGTGCTTTGACATTATTTATAGCATTAAGTCCATGGTGGGACAGAGCTTTAGTTACAACATACATGGCAACTTTTGGAGTTATCTTGTCTTGTATAATTGGTTTTACTGTTGGAACTTTATGTTTTCAGAATAAACATACCACAAATTTTATGTTGGGAGTTTGTGATATTTTTCAAACATTCCCTTCATTTGTATATTTAATTCCAGTAATGATGCTTTTTGGAGTTACAGATACATCAGTGTTAATTGCTGTAGTTGTTTATGCAACCATACCTGCAACGAGATATACTATTGAAGGATTAAGAAGTGTTCCATCTTCTTTACATGATGCAGCCTCAATGTCTGGTGTAACAAAAATACAAAGATTGCTGAAAATAGAATTCCCATTAGCACTTCCTCACATGATGCTTGGTTTAAATCAAACAATTGTATTTGCTTTGTTTATGGTAATTATTGGTGCATTTATTGGAACTGAGGATTTAGGACAATATATTTTAAAAGCTATATCTGATAAAAAAGGTGCAGGTATAGGCCTAACACTAGGTCTTTGTGTTGCTTTTATAGGCTTGATTTTTGATAATTTAATCCGAACTTGGGTAGAAAAAAGAAAAAAACACCTAGGTATAGATTAGAAATAATATTCAACTTCTAAAAAAGATCTACTGAAAAAATCTAACAAATTTAAAAATAATTATTTTGACTGATCTAAAAAAGTTTTTAAAGAATCGTCCATAGCAATTTCCCAATCAGTATGATGTTTAGGACCAACGGATCCAGTCACTGGTGAAGCAAATGACTTATTTCTATAAGTCATAATATTTTCGACTTTATGATGTTCCCATTCTTTAAAAGTTTTTCTAATTAATTCAAAATCAATTTTTGGATAATCAGATAAATCATGAAGTTCTTTTGTGTACTCTGTTTGGAAATCGATCATTTGATCGGCACTTTCTAATTTTTCTTCAAGAGATACCCATTTATTAATATCTTTTTCAATCTCTGAGTCACTTGGAACTTTAATTTTTCCCATTATAACATCTCTTGCAAACCAAGCCTGACAATCAAACATATTAAAAGTATGAAATTGATCTTGCATACCTAGGTATATTAATTTGTGATTATTTTGCCAAACCACACCCTTATATAACTTTGGTGGATATAATCTGTTCCCTGTTTTTAATTTAAGACCTTCAGATATAAAAGGAAAATGATGGAGATATCCTGTACATAAAATTAAAGCATCTGTTTCTTGTATATGACCGTCTTTAAATATTGCCTTGTTACCCTCAAGTCTATCTAGGTGAAAAACTTCTTTCATTCCATTGGGCCATTTAAACCCCATTGGATTATGTCTATAGGCTATGGTTACACTTTTTGCACCATACTTATGACACTGAAGAGCTACATCTTCAGCAGAATAACTGCTTCCTAAAACAACAACATTTTTATCTCGAAATTCTTCTGCATCTCTAAAATCATGAGAGTGCATTATTCTTCCAGGGAACGCCTTCATTCCAGGATATTCAGGGATAAATGGAACTGAAAAATGACCAGTTGAAACAATCACATAATCAAAAATATCTTTTGAAATCTTATCATTTTTTTTATCACGATAAGTAACTTCAAAACTATTATCCTCATAAGAAACATTGATAACAGAAGTGTTAAATTTAATTTTAGATTTTAAATTTCCCTTTTTAACTCTACCTAAAATGTAATCGTATAAAACTTCTCTAGGAGGAAAAGATGGAATTGGTTTTCCAAAGTGTTCATCAAATGAATAATCAGCAAACTCTAGACATTCTTTAGGGCCGTTTGACCAAAGATATCTATACATGCTGTTAGGTACAGGGTCTCCGTATTGGTCAGAACCTGTTCTCCAACTGTAATTCCATAAGCCTCCCCAATCTTCTTGTTTATCAAAACAAACTATTTCAGGTATTTTTTCACCTTTTTTTTCAGCTTGCTCAAAAGATCTCAAAGCAGATAAACCACAAGGCCCAGCACCAATAATTGCTACTTTTGTCATAAAATCACCTCTCCCTAATAAATTTATAACTGTACTTTACCAACAAAATGCTAAAAATTAATATAAAAAAATACAGTATTATGAAAAAAATTATTATTATCGGTGCTGGAGCAATGGGGTCAGCATTCGCTGTGCCATGCCTTGAAAACCAGAATGAGGTAACACTTGTTGGTACGCATTTAGAGGATGATTTAATAAATAATATTAAATCAAATAATAATCTTCATCCTGCCTTAAATATTGAATTACCATCAAAATTAAAGGTAGAAAAATTTGAAAAATTACAATCAATATTTGAAGGTGAGGTGGATATAATTGTTGCTGGAGTTAGCTCTGTAGGAATTGAATGGTTTGTTAATCAAATATCAAAAAATTATAAAAAAAATACTCCCATTATTTTATTAACAAAAGGTTTGGCCATAGAGGACAATGAATTAATAACACTTTCAGATAAAATTAAAAAACTTCTCAAGGAAAAAGGTCATGGAGAAGTAAACATTTCAGCAATTAAAGGACCTTGTTTAGCAGCAGGTCTTGCATATAAAATGAGAACAGGAACAGTTATTGCAAACCCAGATATTAAAGAAACTGAAAAATTAAAAAAGATTATATCAACAAACTATTATTCAACAGAAGTGTCAGATGACTTAACTGGCATTGAGTTATCAGGTGCAATTAAAAATATTTATTCAATGTTAATTGGAGCATCTGAAGGATTAAGCAATTCAAATGCGCCTAAAGAAATTCAATCTAAATATTATTTAAATACATCGGCCTCATTAATTCATAGATCAATTTCTGAAATGGTTGAATTTGTTTCTTTTTATGGGGGTAGAGCAGATACAGTTTATGGTCTAGCTGGCTTAGGTGATTTATATGTAAGTGCAATAGGAGGAAGAAATAGCTTGATGGGAAAATATTTAGGTGAGGGATATTTATATAAAGATGCAAAGGAAAAATTTATGAAAAATATTACAGTAGAAGGTGCGCAGCTTGCATTGGAAATTGGACCAAAAATTTTACAAGATCTTAATTCTAAACATTTTCCATTAATGTTTAGTATGCTAAACACTATATGTGAAAATAAGAAGTTAGAAATTCAATGGTAAAAAATATATTAATATTTATTTTTATAGTGCTTGGAATGGTGGTTATTCTAAATTTTAGTGATCATAATTTAAAAAGAGCTGTCGATGCCTGCCTAGCTGGAAGTCAAAAATTATCTAAATCAAAAATTACAGATCTTGAAGAGGCTAAAAAATTCTGTGAAGAAGAAATTAAAAAAAATAAAAATTAAAAAGAGACCCTTAAATGAAGTCAAATTGGAATTATCCAACAACTATGTGGGTTGGAAAAAATAGAATTAAAGATTTAAGTATTGCTTGTAAAACTTTAAATATTAATAAACCATTGTTAGTAACTGATAGTGGTCTTGCTAAATCAAAAATCGTAATCAATGTTCTAGCGAATTTAAAAGAAGGTGGTATTTCGACTGAATTATATTCAGATGTTGTGGGTAATCCAACTGGCACCAATGTAACTGAGGGTGCTGATTATTATAATAAAAATGATTGTGATGGAGTAATAGCTTTTGGAGGAGGTAGTGGCTTAGACGTTGGTAAAGCAATTGCTTTTATGTCAGGTCAAACCTTACCTATTTGGGATTTTGAAGATGTTGATGATAATTGGACTAAAGCAAACTCTGACAAAATTGCACCAATTATTGCTGTACCAACAACTGCTGGAACAGGATCAGAAACAGGGCGAGCATCTGTAATATTAAATGAAGAAACGGGTGTAAAAAATATAATTTTTCATCCTAAGTTTTTACCTTCAATAGTTATTTTAGATCCAGTATTAACACTTAGTTTGCCTGCAAAGATTACAGCCGCAACTGGTATGGATGCGCTAGCTCACAATTTAGAAGCATATTGCGCTCCAGGATATCACCCAATGGCTGATGGAATTGCTTTAGAGGGTATGAGATTAATTAATGAATGGTTACTTGAAGCAGTTAACAACGGATCAAATATTGAAGCTCGACAAAACATGTTAACAGCAGCAAGCATGGGATCAACAGCATTTCAAAAAGGCTTGGGGGCAATTCACTCGTTAAGCCATCCAGTAAATGCTTTAAATAATATTCATCATGGTTTATCCAATGCAATATTCATGCCTTACGTGTTAACTTTTAATAAAGATGCAATTGAAAAGAAAATAATAAAGATTTGTGATTATTTAGAACTTAAAGATAGATCTTTTGATGGTTTTGTTAACTGGGTTTTAGATTTAAGAAAAAAACTGGATATGCCACATAGATTATCAGAAGTGATTGATGAAAAAAATTTTGATATTGATAGACTATCAAAAATGGCTTTAGCTGATCCATCTACTGGAGGAAATCCAAAAAAATTAACTGAAAATGATATGAGAACAATGTATCAGCATAGTATGAGTGGAGAATTGTTTAAATGAGTAATTTGAATATTTTAATTGTTGAAGGAAATATTAGAGAAGATAGTGAGTTTTTTATTAAAGCAGCTGGAAGTTCTGCAGCAGATAATTTAAAAAATTTAATTTTAAAGATAGAACCATTAAC
The nucleotide sequence above comes from Candidatus Pelagibacter giovannonii. Encoded proteins:
- a CDS encoding quaternary amine ABC transporter ATP-binding protein, with translation MTDTVIKCESVYKIFGTNAKKMLQEANGNVDAKAFQENGCIVGVNNASFEVARGEMLVVMGLSGSGKSTLLRCISRLTDATSGKIFIEGQDLLSLSNKELIDLRRNKMGMVFQSFALLPHKTVVENIAFPLQIKGIKTKDSIIKAMEMVRLVGLDGRENYFPRELSGGQQQRVGIARSLAVEPDIWFLDEPFSALDPLIRKEMQDEFLRLQEKLQKTIMFITHDFDEALKLADRIAIMKDGIIEQLDTPANIVLNPATEYVKNFTEEVPREKVLKIEDVMEKPNNENLSDLKVLRNEIIENVAEKILTQEKSVSVIDENNQIVGTVHPSKIIHTVFGGKKNND
- a CDS encoding ABC transporter permease — encoded protein: MELLKKYPKVFQWLFLLVAFFTLCFAIDVPETYKFIRGQAEFIKDPNQSTYTLFGAEVRYYAFDVFWRLPPLLGWLPIWINDSLFFLMNDWMPMEFWNEDTQEFKTRPLVLQITRNLTSFITFLIELIREILLGGVETIVAFTSWDWISENSWAELPGLPWTIVAAGAAVLGYKLSGKGLALFAAIVMIYISIFGQWKPSMQTLSFILVAAPLSFIFGLSLGIAAFKSKRVEKALYPILLVMQTMPQYAVLVPAIVLFGVGDHAGVIITMVVAVPPMILLTLLGLRGVSPEVIEAGKMSGCNNLQLMFKVLIPTARRDILIGVNQVIMVCFSMAVISAFIGAKGLGFNLLLALNQLNIGLALEAGLCISLIAILLDKLSLAWANKQIDYFGNLTFFQRYKNTLFFSGAIFIGIILAYVGSFYFKEGFNYLYEIPHNKGISTADFWNKGVDWIWDTFFQTLKIFNTWLIVDVLQPMRAAYLRMPIVATFVLVMGAGYIIGGIRSAFVVGALTLFIALSPWWDRALVTTYMATFGVILSCIIGFTVGTLCFQNKHTTNFMLGVCDIFQTFPSFVYLIPVMMLFGVTDTSVLIAVVVYATIPATRYTIEGLRSVPSSLHDAASMSGVTKIQRLLKIEFPLALPHMMLGLNQTIVFALFMVIIGAFIGTEDLGQYILKAISDKKGAGIGLTLGLCVAFIGLIFDNLIRTWVEKRKKHLGID
- a CDS encoding NAD(P)-binding domain-containing protein, translated to MTKVAIIGAGPCGLSALRSFEQAEKKGEKIPEIVCFDKQEDWGGLWNYSWRTGSDQYGDPVPNSMYRYLWSNGPKECLEFADYSFDEHFGKPIPSFPPREVLYDYILGRVKKGNLKSKIKFNTSVINVSYEDNSFEVTYRDKKNDKISKDIFDYVIVSTGHFSVPFIPEYPGMKAFPGRIMHSHDFRDAEEFRDKNVVVLGSSYSAEDVALQCHKYGAKSVTIAYRHNPMGFKWPNGMKEVFHLDRLEGNKAIFKDGHIQETDALILCTGYLHHFPFISEGLKLKTGNRLYPPKLYKGVVWQNNHKLIYLGMQDQFHTFNMFDCQAWFARDVIMGKIKVPSDSEIEKDINKWVSLEEKLESADQMIDFQTEYTKELHDLSDYPKIDFELIRKTFKEWEHHKVENIMTYRNKSFASPVTGSVGPKHHTDWEIAMDDSLKTFLDQSK
- a CDS encoding 2-dehydropantoate 2-reductase N-terminal domain-containing protein, translated to MKKIIIIGAGAMGSAFAVPCLENQNEVTLVGTHLEDDLINNIKSNNNLHPALNIELPSKLKVEKFEKLQSIFEGEVDIIVAGVSSVGIEWFVNQISKNYKKNTPIILLTKGLAIEDNELITLSDKIKKLLKEKGHGEVNISAIKGPCLAAGLAYKMRTGTVIANPDIKETEKLKKIISTNYYSTEVSDDLTGIELSGAIKNIYSMLIGASEGLSNSNAPKEIQSKYYLNTSASLIHRSISEMVEFVSFYGGRADTVYGLAGLGDLYVSAIGGRNSLMGKYLGEGYLYKDAKEKFMKNITVEGAQLALEIGPKILQDLNSKHFPLMFSMLNTICENKKLEIQW
- a CDS encoding iron-containing alcohol dehydrogenase, whose product is MKSNWNYPTTMWVGKNRIKDLSIACKTLNINKPLLVTDSGLAKSKIVINVLANLKEGGISTELYSDVVGNPTGTNVTEGADYYNKNDCDGVIAFGGGSGLDVGKAIAFMSGQTLPIWDFEDVDDNWTKANSDKIAPIIAVPTTAGTGSETGRASVILNEETGVKNIIFHPKFLPSIVILDPVLTLSLPAKITAATGMDALAHNLEAYCAPGYHPMADGIALEGMRLINEWLLEAVNNGSNIEARQNMLTAASMGSTAFQKGLGAIHSLSHPVNALNNIHHGLSNAIFMPYVLTFNKDAIEKKIIKICDYLELKDRSFDGFVNWVLDLRKKLDMPHRLSEVIDEKNFDIDRLSKMALADPSTGGNPKKLTENDMRTMYQHSMSGELFK